The Ziziphus jujuba cultivar Dongzao chromosome 5, ASM3175591v1 genome segment TGATCATATATGCGTTGAGCCTAGGCTTTCAATCATTTTAACACTAATTAAACACGTACAACCGCATGTAatctaagtatatatatatatatatattaattagaagaaaaggaaatacaTAGAGAAACATGACCCATATTATAACAAGATGTGATACGAACAAAAATGATAAACTAATTTATAATAaccttattaaatattaaaaggattttttttccccctcaaaaATGATGAACAGGCATGGAGTTAAACAACCAAGAAATCCATGGTCAGATGGTCCAGAAAACATCACACAGTGTCCAATTCAAGCAGGAGCAAATTTTACTtatcaagttattttctctGATGAAGAAGGAACTTTGTGGTGGCATGCCCACAGTGATTGGACACGTGCTACCGTTCACGGTGCAATTATCATTTTACCTCCTAATGGCAAAAATTACCCTTATTCAACTCCTTTTGCACAAGAAACAATTATTCTAGGCAAGTTTTAACTTTGATATAATATTTCAGAATATTTCTTCatctatttattcattttttcaatctataatTTCGTTTTCTTGAAGCTCAAGAGAATAAAACTGCCTTAATATAATCCTTTTtattaagtttatatataatatatacgtaaaaattatatgttgttcttatattatatttctcttaatcttGTGTATAACTGGGCTTGCAGCATCATGGTATAAGGCAGATGTGATGGCCGTATATGATGAGGCCGTTACAACCGGAGGTGATCCAAACACATCTGATGCTTTCACAATTAATGGACAACCAGGAGATTTATATGATTGCTCCAACGGTACATAACTTAATTAACACATGCTTTTAAGTTTTCAcataatatatttacataatcaATCTTTTATCATATCAAATGATAGAATTATACCACAgattatggaatcaattcaatatAATAGAATTATACTACAAACATATAGAATCAATTCATAcagatttagttttaaaaataagtcCAATTCAATAAAAGAACACCAAGAAGATCTATAGGTTCTGATTAAAGAGCTTATATATTGtgggatataatttttttttttttctttgatggctggaatttaaaaatctattaataaCATATACGTATCCATATAAGGTTTACTTTGCCGCTATGTAATTtctataattaaaatatcatatatgcCTCTCATGGATTTTTAAATCTTACAAGTTATCTGAGGACTATGAAAGAAAATCTCGGATGGCTTTAAATACGAGTCTGCCTCTATACATATGCACATTAAGCGtagatgctatatatatatatatatatgtatatatatatgtttactttGCATCAAAAAAGTATACTAGTGTTTTTAAGTCACACAACTAGGATTTATTAGTTGATTTCAAATATTGTTGCAGAAACAACATATCGTATCTTGGTAAATTATGGGAAGACGTATCTTTTCCGAATAATCAACGCAGTGATGAATGAACAACAATTTTTCGGAATTGCAAAACACAAAATCACGGTGGTCGGAACAGATGGCGAATACATAAAGCCTATAACAACAGATTACATCATGATATCTCCAGGACAAACCATGGATGTTTTGGTCACAGCAAACCAGAAACCGAGTTACTACTACATGGCTTCTTCAGCATTTGCTGATGCTAATGCATCTTTCGACAACACCACCACAACAGCAATTCTCCAATACAATGCTAATTACACTCCTCCTTCAACAATTCCTTCACCATCACTTCCTTCTTACTCTGACAGAGAAGCTGCTGAAAATTTTACTAGTAAGTTGAGGTCCTTGGCAAGCAAAGAACACCCAGTTAGTGTCCCAAAGAATGTTACAAAAAAAATGTTCATTTCAGTGTCTGTGAATCAAGAACTTTGCCCCAATGCTTCATGTTCTGGACCTAATGGGACTAGGCTCTCCGCAAGCTTAAACAATATCAGCTTTGAGACCCCAACTATTGATATATTGCAAGCATATTACAGGTAACAGCTTTTTCTTGATAACTTAATTCACTGTTTCAAATAAACATCAGAGTTAACTTCATACACCCACATCACATAAAATTTCACCTCAGTTTTGACtaataattacaatttaatcttcttttaataatatatatatatatatatatattacaaaatgaCTACTAAGTATTAACAAGTTTTAGCATGTGATTCTTAATTGTAATTGTTGTAAGTAAATGCAAATAGAAGGCTTAATATATTGCTACAATTagatatccattttttttttctaaaaaaaaaaaggtaaacaaaAGTATTTTAGAACCAAATTGAAATTGGTTTCAGAATTTAACTTTGTAATTggttttccaaaaacaaaaaaaataaaaaaacaaaaaatcgtGCATTAAAAAGTTGGATGAATTAAGTAAATTCTATGCATTAAGAATCCTCAGGTGCATATAATTTTGCTGGATTACCGGTAATCTTGTTACTAGGCCTTAACAACAATAGACTATATGCttaacatataaataataatcttGTAGATTCTATATGTAAATGTTATTAACCTGTACAAGTGCCTTTGCAGAAGCTTAAATGGACATCAAGGAAAGAAGGGCTCTAATAATGGGATTTACACCACAGATTTTCCCATTAATCCACCTTATTTTTACAACTTCACAGGAGATGTGGGGAACAATACCATGAACCCAAGCCTAGGGACAAAGGTGAAGTTAATAAACTATATGGAGCAGGTTGAAATAGTGTTTCAAGGAACAAATGTTATGGCTCCAGAGAACCACCCAATGCATCTCCATGGTTTTAGCTTCTATTTGGTTGGAACAGGCTCTGGAAATTTTAACTATAAAACATCACCAAAGTCCTACAATTTGGTTGATCCACCTAAAGTCAACACTTTTGGTGTTCCTAAGAATGGATGGGCAACAATCAGATTTGTTGCTGATAATCCCGGTACGCTTTACTTTCTTGTgcctataattatttaatattgaaaataatattaattcaaaaattcatctttttttatttttttgggaaataaaattattaaagtaattaatttgtaaCAATATTGGGGGGTTGTGTTTCAGGAGTATGGTTTATGCATTGCCATTTGGAAAGACATGCTACTTGGGGAATGAACACCGTGATTATAGTGAAGAATGGGCCCACCAGCCGAACAAGCATTCTCCCACCACCTGATAATCTTCCTTCGTGCTCCAAGTCTTAATTCCTTCGAAGTCCTAATTATATCtatcttttataaataataatgaataaagagTTGTTTTtccctaagaaaaaaaaaaagcctttataatatatatatatatatatatttggcatgGCTTGCACGTGAACCACTATTACTGTtgaatattgttttattaattttttattatatgtaaaattaaacAGTTTgatatgtttaataaaaatttgttagGTTAACTTATAATATACATCTAAGATATTACATATGATActgtaaattataaatttcaaaaaggatttatccaaaaaagaaatagtCTAGTGAACTAAAATCAGTATGTACAAGTCTATGTgtgtattaatattattattggttgataaatttttaacatttttcattggaatagtataaaataattttgactCTTCTTCTAAGATTAATGAAACTATTGGGAAGGGGATAAGCATCTCCATTtgtatttcttaatatatatatatatatatatgtgtgtgtgtgtgtgtgtgtgtatagtcATGTTCTTATCGAGTTATGCTAACAATTTTCATATTCAGATCTAAAATTAAAGgattagaattaaaaaatagataagatACAAAAAGTGGTTTAgatggttaaaaaaaagaatggctTAAACAGCTAAAAGACATGTTTGGCTTACATATTATCAAATATGGAGAAGTGGAGTAGGAAACATTTTCACCACTTTtcctcattattttttattttttttattttttgaagagaaATAATCATTGtattaataattttcctaattatTTTTGGAGGAAAATGATCTCCTTATACTTTTCTTTGCATCTTAGTTGAATCTGACATCCAAACATAGAGAACCATTTATTCCTAAATTTCAAAatgtaattgttttattttgtttttctttaaaacaaaaacttatTCATACATTTAGAATAAAGAAAAGACCCAATATTACCTGAAATTAGTTGAAATCTCCCATGCCAATCACAACTTCGCAAATTGCGATAACCTacgaagagaaaaagaaaaaaaaaaaaagtattaggAGCTTGTAAAGAGATGTACAAAATTAGAAGAACAAAGTATtacacttaaaaaaataaataaataataaaaaataaaaagacatagAAGAACAgagttttatatatatgcaatctACATACAAGTTTTGCGAAGTGAATTAAATCTGATAGCCGTATCCATATGTACACAAGCTATATCCATACTAAGGttttaaatatctaaaatttcttcgaaatttctattttttaaggggttgaaataaaatttatgttacAAATGGAAACgcataaaatttctataatatcaattaaaatttctaaaattttgccaaaatttttatggaaatttccgtcaaaatatccacattaaatttttaacaatttcgttaaaaaattcataatatccagtaaaatttctatataaatttttaaaaatttcaatggaaatatctatgaaatttttttataaaaaaattcaaaaatattattgatgtttactaaattattttaccaaattaactttagtggtgattttttgaaaatatctatgagattttttttttattttttataaaaaaattcaaaaatactattgatgtttagtaaattattttaccaaattacatTTAGtgatagcttttttttttaaccttttaatagttttttaagtatttactgatataaataaaacgaagtggattgaattcaatAACGGTAATaagttgtatttatttataaaatatatatgtagttgctatacattttgtataagatggatTCAGTATAATCTCACAATCACAATGACAAGACTTGCCTCGGGAACCCTCCAAGGATTTTCGGGGTagtcccgcctagtgaagtcccactggacaatccttaGATGATATCCAATGCAACCTCACTTAAAACGTTGACAACCGAACACAAGCATTAATAATAATACCttgatacataaatataaaccaCAACAGTATAAAATTCCACAACTGGCCTATTATACTagaggccataactacacatatatatagtaggatctctactgagtccaataTCTATATctaagcattctaagagtagttgcaaagtttagaagtacaagtaaataacaattaagttcagaaagataatgataaataaagaaaggataaataatGCTGCTGTCGTTGAAGGAACAAAGTGACAGGCTATGTGCGacgtagactgctactaactaCCTGAACCTAGAGgaccaaatttaaaacaataaaatgtgagataaaaaaatctcagttagtggcatagtataatagcaaaaataattatttatttatttccgtAAAACTTTCTTTCAAGACatctcattccactcgtttTGAAAAGTTCCTCGCTTAAAAATCATTTCGTAAAATCCAAACTTATACtgcaatttaatatcataaaaccgatactcaaaagtataaagtgaaaatttattgtaatattataaaatgtcttaatcaagatatgaatattgagcataaaatattaaaaatgcagTTCCACAAACTATAAACCGTGAAATACACCCACCTCAAGATCCTTAATATACAAAATGCATCGTGGAAATAGTAAATTGTCGAGACATACCCCACCTCACTGTCCATGGTGATaaataacctgtgggatgaacccaaccgtACGGTacaatggcaataataaacctgtgggataaacTTAACATCACGGTCCGTGGTAATAAATAAActatgggataaacccaacctcacagtacCGTGGCAATAAATAAACCTGTAGGATAAATCCAATCTCACGGCTCATAGCAATAAATAATCTGtgagatgaacccaacctcacagcacCATGGCAAACCCAGCGTGCTGTAATGTAATAttgaaccaaactctggtactatatggtacataaattaaaattaactaatacagtatccttaaaacaatcttgtaagattatatatagctttccaaataatactgtattatatttcataattaatattcaaattcaaccgcttatttaaatatttcaaaatttttaaatcatcatttcatgctaaaaccagaaataccacagtacaatatattcaccataacccaattttaagcacataaaagtataaaatatttgaacatgtttaaaatcatataattttcaatctgctttcacaaattaattattttccaaaatgatttaatacctcaattcaaataacaggatatttagatatcacaagttcatttatgaactcattaaaattgaaaatcgtTTAACATATTGTCAaacgtcacataaaatgataatacatataagtaaaatcaaatattatacatgcataaaccaaatatttcaagcaaatggtatatacgtaaaacATTCGAAacacatatatactatattatatacccaaaacattttgaaatgatataaccacttatagtactgcagatgctcactcctacCCCCCTGTAGGATCACTTCCAAGCTTAACTCGaatgcctataatataataaaatatttttcagactccaataactaaaccaaagacattggtgtgtaccaaatgtcttaaaataatttataccactacaaaattacaaaaattggaTACCGAACGGTCCAATTATACAGTGTATCATTAGAACCCAATACCCAAAATTGAGACTTTTCACCCGAAggctaatttttcaaaattgaaccttctaatagatcctaataatatctaatttcactaattcaactccaattttaatcaatttgactaattttgtccaaacacaatcccaatttatctagtatttaactaattaatccaaatatgaaaaaattatcaaacgacatccaaaattcacaaactttatatatacaaaaagcCCACAAGATAAAAAACACAATGGTGTGCTCCCCTTGGTCCAAAAGTTCTTCCGGTGGCTGAAAAACTTGATTGAAGTCTCGGCTGAACTTCCTGTTGTCGTATCTCTTAAACAGTGAAGAATCTGGGCAAAAGATGCATGGAAATGTGTTCAAAGGGtcaaaaaatgatagaataggtgtatgggttggcctagaATTGTCTAAAAACATGAAAAGTCGATGGCCCATCTCGTCGGCCGCCTTGACCTTCGCGGGCCCGATCTAGGCATGTCCAATCGCCGTTCATTgtgaaatttcacagccaagCTCGCAGCCATGTGGGCTTCCTCCTAGACTAGTGCGTGTAGATGGTAGATGGCAGGAATGGGAAAAAATGGCGGTGACCTGGTTCGATGGTAAACAAGTTCAAAACGACCCGATTCGGACTCACAGGTCTAGGGAGGAATTTCTCGGGGTTTGGGGGACAAAACagatattttggaatttttctcCTATTTGACACACTTCCCAAGGCTTATATAGAGTCTTGAGTCACTAGCAGATGAAAATTTGatactggtttggacactgatataaaactgatatttgaaattttatagaaccataactttttatccgtaattcagaatttggcatgccaccagtctacgaactcatatcgacgagctaTACACAATGGTAtgtcagtcaaaccaaaaaatttaaccatataaaaagtcaactttggacctacatactgttcacttggtcaaacccgGTTAAACTTGTACAACAAGGATATTTTGGTACAGGGTTGTTACAtacaagttaataattgattatataagaatgaaaaataataacagaaaataataacatggaaatacaatattatgaagaattgatattgatagcatttaaaCTAATAACatgaagcaaataaaaaaaatgatggaatatattatactaaatatcaaggacaaatatatttaatacaagattcttatggttgacatattaataattacatgaaaaaatattaaggagatatatcttttaataattatttttcacatttcacatgtcaaaatgaaaacgaaaaatatactaataattttcaattatctatGAGTTTTATGAgtattaagatgatatttatgaagtataatgtaattgtactaattgttttatcttaattgatgaacaatttatcaaatatatatatatatatatattgaatatttttatcaataatagtttatttatgatagttgtcgtttattataaattaaattgattaagagaaatataatatctattcaatatttttgcacttttttataatcaatttgataattgattgtttaaataagctaatgctatattttcaacaaaaaatttcagtttttaaaataaatttccataattctttgtgaatttttttttatattcgataCCTTTCGATATTTTTGTGGATTTGTCCATATTTTGAACCTTCGTGATTTCCACTGAtaacaaaattttgaacctCGATCCATACCCATACCGAAGGAcgataaattttctaaaatcattCCAAAATAGTAACAttgaaaaaaggtaaaaatgttTTAGGTAAATCATCCTCAATCATCAATGTAAGACTTCCATAAAATTTGGAATTGCACCATTCTTCTGGCAGAGGTGGAAGAGGAAAGAGTGGCACAAAtacccattatatatatatatatatatatttttttttttttaagctagtAAAACACTTATAGAAtgggaaaaatataatttccttGAAACCATTGTAATGTCCAATTTGGCCATTTAACTGACTTGCAATATAGTTATAAAACAATGCAACTTAAGTAGAAGAAAAAGGGTATATCTGTATTTTCAAGGGGGCCCAAAAATTGAAacaattgattataaaaataccCTTTTTCTTCGACCATGTTCTTTTTGGTAATGTTTTCTTAGAGGTTATTAGAACCTATTagaatattcaattttataaaattagccTTAATgtgaaaaattccaattttgtaTACAAAGTCCAAAGGGTTCATAGTATAATTTGACCCTTCGGTGTCCAAGTTATGTAATTTca includes the following:
- the LOC107435354 gene encoding laccase-14; protein product: MGFVLRVFGFILLLDELLLCMAAKPANVHYYDFVVKETNYTKLCSTKSILTVNGSFPGPTITVRRGDTAYVTVHNHGLYGLTIHWHGVKQPRNPWSDGPENITQCPIQAGANFTYQVIFSDEEGTLWWHAHSDWTRATVHGAIIILPPNGKNYPYSTPFAQETIILASWYKADVMAVYDEAVTTGGDPNTSDAFTINGQPGDLYDCSNETTYRILVNYGKTYLFRIINAVMNEQQFFGIAKHKITVVGTDGEYIKPITTDYIMISPGQTMDVLVTANQKPSYYYMASSAFADANASFDNTTTTAILQYNANYTPPSTIPSPSLPSYSDREAAENFTSKLRSLASKEHPVSVPKNVTKKMFISVSVNQELCPNASCSGPNGTRLSASLNNISFETPTIDILQAYYRSLNGHQGKKGSNNGIYTTDFPINPPYFYNFTGDVGNNTMNPSLGTKVKLINYMEQVEIVFQGTNVMAPENHPMHLHGFSFYLVGTGSGNFNYKTSPKSYNLVDPPKVNTFGVPKNGWATIRFVADNPGVWFMHCHLERHATWGMNTVIIVKNGPTSRTSILPPPDNLPSCSKS